In Nostoc sp. CENA543, a single genomic region encodes these proteins:
- a CDS encoding DUF433 domain-containing protein, producing MVQATEHLYIVKDEHILGGEPIIKGTRTSVRAIVETWRMGVSPEEIPQGLPHLTLAQVFDALSYYSDHQDEINAYIERNRIPDELIDPLVRDL from the coding sequence ATGGTTCAAGCAACAGAGCATCTTTATATTGTCAAAGATGAGCATATTCTGGGTGGTGAGCCAATTATCAAGGGAACTCGGACATCAGTCAGAGCGATAGTTGAAACTTGGCGTATGGGTGTTTCTCCAGAAGAAATTCCCCAGGGCTTACCTCACCTGACTTTGGCACAAGTTTTTGATGCGTTGAGTTATTACAGCGATCATCAAGATGAAATTAACGCTTATATTGAACGTAACCGCATCCCTGATGAATTGATTGACCCATTGGTGCGAGATTTATGA
- a CDS encoding DUF5615 family PIN-like protein, whose protein sequence is MSNLFIRLYLDEDVNVLVADLLKARGFDALTVRDAGQLQASDEEQLAYAVNQRRTLVTHNRTDFEELIQVYFNREQTHYGVIYAVRRPPQEIAQRLLVILNQVTADEMENQVRYI, encoded by the coding sequence ATGAGCAATTTGTTCATTCGCTTGTACTTAGATGAAGATGTCAATGTTTTAGTGGCGGATTTGCTCAAAGCAAGAGGTTTTGATGCTTTAACAGTAAGAGATGCAGGACAACTTCAGGCAAGCGATGAGGAACAGCTGGCTTACGCTGTTAATCAAAGAAGAACCCTAGTGACTCACAACCGCACCGATTTTGAAGAACTAATACAAGTCTATTTTAATAGGGAACAAACGCACTACGGTGTAATTTATGCTGTCCGTCGTCCACCTCAAGAAATAGCACAACGATTATTGGTGATTTTAAATCAAGTGACAGCAGATGAGATGGAAAATCAAGTCCGTTATATCTGA